The proteins below are encoded in one region of bacterium:
- the rpsL gene encoding 30S ribosomal protein S12 translates to MPTINQLVRKGRTQTSKKTKSPALKNCPQRRGVCIRVYTMTPKKPNSALRKIARVRLTNGIEVTAYIPGEGHNLQEHSIVLIRGGKVKDLPGVRYHVIRGALDATGVSDRKRSRSKYGTKKK, encoded by the coding sequence GTGCCCACAATTAACCAACTGGTCAGAAAAGGGCGAACTCAAACCTCAAAGAAAACGAAGTCGCCAGCCCTTAAAAACTGTCCTCAGAGAAGAGGCGTTTGTATCAGAGTTTATACAATGACGCCTAAGAAGCCAAATTCTGCTCTCAGGAAAATAGCTCGTGTCCGTCTTACTAACGGCATCGAAGTTACGGCTTATATTCCCGGTGAAGGCCACAACCTTCAGGAACACAGTATAGTTCTGATTCGTGGTGGTAAAGTAAAGGACCTCCCGGGTGTTCGTTACCATGTGATTCGAGGAGCTTTGGACGCCACTGGCGTCAGCGACCGCAAGCGTAGTCGCTCGAAATACGGCACAAAAAAGAAATAA
- a CDS encoding GTPase gives MARRRVIIMGAAGRDFHNFNTFYRDNEDYEVVAFTATQIPDIEGRLYPPVLAGKLYPEGIPIFPEDDLPDLIDKHEVDDVVFSYSDVPYEYVVGAGSWAMSCGAKNFVLMGPVPTMIESKVPIIAVCATRTGCGKSQTTRRVAEILTEKGKKVVVIRHPMPYGDLSKQIWQRFETIEDLKKHECTIEEMEEYEPHINRGNILYAGVDYGEILKHAEKEADFIIWDGGNNDIPFYKPDLWITVADPHRPGDELGYYPSEINFRLADMIILNKVDTADLEGILEVRENAMQVNPNALTVEAASPITVDDPEMIEGKRVLVVEDGPTLTHGGMKYGAGVMAAMRCGAAEIIDPRPFAVGTIAETFKKYPEVGELLPAMGYSPKQVKDLEATIAASDAEVVIIGTPIDLRRIVKIDKPSVRVNYDLQIIGRPNLEDVIYKTFDL, from the coding sequence ATGGCAAGACGAAGAGTTATAATTATGGGCGCTGCTGGGAGAGATTTCCATAATTTTAATACCTTTTATCGCGACAATGAGGATTATGAAGTTGTTGCTTTTACAGCAACACAGATCCCAGATATCGAGGGAAGGTTATATCCTCCTGTTCTTGCTGGTAAGCTTTATCCTGAAGGCATACCAATTTTCCCGGAAGATGATCTCCCTGATCTCATCGACAAGCATGAAGTTGACGATGTGGTATTTTCCTATTCCGATGTGCCCTACGAATATGTTGTAGGTGCAGGATCTTGGGCTATGTCCTGTGGCGCCAAGAACTTTGTTCTTATGGGCCCTGTTCCGACTATGATCGAATCCAAGGTTCCGATTATTGCTGTCTGTGCTACTAGAACCGGTTGTGGCAAATCACAAACAACAAGGCGTGTTGCCGAGATTCTTACCGAAAAAGGTAAAAAAGTGGTCGTCATTCGTCACCCAATGCCTTATGGTGATCTTTCTAAACAGATATGGCAAAGGTTTGAGACAATAGAAGACCTTAAAAAGCACGAATGCACAATCGAAGAGATGGAAGAATACGAACCACATATCAACCGTGGAAATATCTTATATGCAGGCGTCGATTACGGGGAAATATTAAAACACGCTGAAAAAGAAGCCGATTTCATTATATGGGATGGCGGGAATAACGATATTCCGTTCTACAAGCCTGATCTTTGGATTACGGTTGCTGATCCGCATCGTCCGGGTGATGAGCTAGGTTATTATCCAAGTGAGATTAATTTCCGACTTGCCGATATGATAATATTAAACAAGGTCGATACAGCTGATTTAGAGGGGATTCTCGAAGTAAGAGAAAACGCTATGCAGGTTAATCCTAACGCGTTGACAGTCGAGGCAGCAAGCCCGATTACTGTCGATGATCCCGAGATGATCGAGGGTAAACGCGTTCTCGTAGTTGAAGATGGACCCACACTTACGCACGGCGGAATGAAATATGGCGCTGGTGTTATGGCGGCTATGCGCTGTGGTGCTGCTGAAATTATCGATCCGAGACCATTCGCCGTTGGAACTATCGCCGAGACTTTCAAAAAATATCCGGAAGTAGGCGAACTTCTTCCGGCTATGGGTTATAGCCCTAAACAGGTGAAGGATCTCGAGGCCACTATTGCGGCTTCCGATGCCGAAGTAGTTATTATTGGAACACCAATCGACCTCAGAAGAATAGTCAAAATCGACAAACCGAGTGTTCGTGTTAATTACGACCTTCAGATTATTGGAAGACCCAATTTGGAAGACGTAATTTATAAGACTTTCGACCTTTAG
- a CDS encoding carbamate kinase, with translation MDIDLLKPIVIALGGNAISKGSGETIAEQFFRARTSLIPIVDLAKSGYRLAITHGNGPQVGNALLRVELSREKVISLPLFMCGGSTQGEIGFVIVNTLNNLFNELDVDRNVAVIVTQVEVDREDKAFGEPTKYVGMFYSEDEAKSLARSMGWIVKEDSGRGWRRVVASPWPKRIIEVDTISSLLDSGVIVVCVGGGGIPIYKDESGKFHGVDAVIDKDRASALLALEIGAEVLVILTSVEKVSTEFNTLYQKDWDVMSVGAAKNLLASGEFPKGSMGPKIQSAIYFIENGGKEVIITSIDKVKEALENDAGTRIIA, from the coding sequence ATGGATATCGATTTATTAAAACCCATTGTAATTGCTCTCGGAGGGAACGCTATATCGAAAGGCTCGGGGGAGACAATTGCCGAACAATTCTTCCGCGCTCGAACAAGTCTCATTCCGATAGTCGATTTGGCAAAATCCGGTTATCGTCTTGCAATCACTCATGGCAACGGACCTCAAGTAGGAAATGCGCTTTTACGTGTTGAGTTATCCCGCGAAAAAGTAATTTCTCTTCCGCTTTTTATGTGTGGTGGTTCTACGCAAGGCGAGATAGGATTTGTAATTGTCAACACCCTTAACAACCTTTTCAATGAATTGGATGTCGATAGAAATGTGGCGGTTATTGTAACTCAAGTTGAAGTTGATAGAGAGGATAAAGCATTCGGCGAACCCACTAAATATGTAGGTATGTTTTATAGCGAAGATGAGGCTAAATCTCTAGCTAGATCCATGGGGTGGATTGTCAAGGAAGACTCTGGTAGAGGTTGGCGAAGAGTTGTAGCTTCGCCCTGGCCTAAGCGGATAATCGAGGTTGATACTATCTCATCTTTGCTCGACTCGGGTGTTATAGTGGTTTGTGTTGGTGGAGGCGGTATTCCAATATATAAAGATGAATCAGGCAAATTCCACGGTGTAGATGCCGTTATCGATAAGGATCGCGCTAGCGCGCTTTTAGCGCTTGAAATTGGTGCTGAGGTCTTGGTTATTTTAACCAGCGTCGAGAAAGTATCGACCGAGTTCAATACGCTTTATCAGAAGGACTGGGATGTGATGAGCGTCGGTGCAGCCAAAAATCTACTTGCTAGTGGCGAATTCCCGAAAGGGAGTATGGGGCCTAAGATCCAAAGCGCAATATATTTTATCGAAAATGGTGGCAAGGAAGTTATTATCACAAGTATCGATAAGGTGAAAGAAGCTCTGGAAAACGACGCTGGCACAAGGATTATAGCATAA